GTTGCCCTCAAAGGCCCCTTGACTACTCCCGTTGGAAAAGGGATCAGAAGTCTGAATGTGACCATCCGCCGGGTGCTGGATCTGTATGCCTGTGTTCGCCCGGTGAAGTATATTGACGCGGTTCCCAGTCCTATGAAGCATCCGGAAAAGATTGATATGGTAGTATTTCGAGAAAACACCGAAGATGTGTATGCCGGAATTGAATGGCAATCCGGAAGCAAAGCTGCGGGCAGGGTGATATCATTTCTCAAAGAAGAGATGGGAATTTTGATTCCCTCTGATTCCGGTATCGGCGTAAAACCCATCAGTGAACACAATACCAAACGACTGGTGGCAAGAGCTATTACCCATGCACTTGAAAACGACCTTCCGAGCGTAACCCTGATGCATAAAGGGAACATCATGAAATTTACAGAAGGCGCATTCAACCAATGGGGTTATGAAGTCGCCAGAGAAAAATTTAAAGACCGGACAATCACTGAGGCCGAATTTTTTGATACTTACAATGGCATTTGCCCGAAAGGAACGGTTGTCATCAAAGACCGTATCGCCGATATGCTCTTTCAGCAAGTGCTTCTTAGGCCTGAGGAATTCCATGTTATCGCTACGCCCAATTTGAATGGAGACTATCTTTCGGATGCACTTGCCGCCCAGGTCGGCGGTCTTGGAATGGCGCCGGGCGCCAATATAGGTGACATGTGTGCAGTTTTTGAAGCCACTCACGGGACAGCGCCCAAATATGCCGGCCAGGACAAGGTAAATCCGGGTTCTCTGATTCTCTCGGCGGCAATGATGCTCGATTACATCGGGTGGAGAGAGGCGTCACTTTTAATGCGCAGAGCACTTCAGTCCACCATAAAAGACGGTACGGTTACATATGACCTGGCCCGTCAGATAACCGGGGCTAAAGAGGT
The Candidatus Desulfatibia profunda DNA segment above includes these coding regions:
- the icd gene encoding isocitrate dehydrogenase (NADP(+)): MEASAKIQINSDGSLQVPDFSVIPFIEGDGIGPDIWRAARMVIDSAVQTAYHGRRKISWLEVLAGEKAYQKTGVWLPDETLETIKAHVVALKGPLTTPVGKGIRSLNVTIRRVLDLYACVRPVKYIDAVPSPMKHPEKIDMVVFRENTEDVYAGIEWQSGSKAAGRVISFLKEEMGILIPSDSGIGVKPISEHNTKRLVARAITHALENDLPSVTLMHKGNIMKFTEGAFNQWGYEVAREKFKDRTITEAEFFDTYNGICPKGTVVIKDRIADMLFQQVLLRPEEFHVIATPNLNGDYLSDALAAQVGGLGMAPGANIGDMCAVFEATHGTAPKYAGQDKVNPGSLILSAAMMLDYIGWREASLLMRRALQSTIKDGTVTYDLARQITGAKEVKCSEFAGRMVAKMGAL